Proteins encoded in a region of the Streptomyces sp. NBC_00310 genome:
- a CDS encoding helix-turn-helix transcriptional regulator, producing MRREIKEPGRPRPDLVIGREELFAGAREQLSRGGSVLVHGSAGIGKSTVLRALAAEYDESARTVLRCSATESESHLPFLALSDLLGLVMDEVSDQLPAPQRTALESALTGRGESTLQRDGLALRLAVLSTLRALAAKGPVLIVADDLQWLDPASVELLGFAARRLGELPVRMLCAVRTSTDPHGHEQDRYLRASPPDTLALRVAPLSRTHVAELLENRGYTGLPRSTVRDIHRTSGGNPLFALELGRALADSPTPPRPGEPLPVPTSLRTLVLNRLDMLSAEARRTLLVASAGARPTVALLRAAGRENAEAETAQAVELGLLAPEREGPGVRFAHPLVSAALYAEATAQDRRAAHAALSTSAVDPIERARHLALATHGTDPQVAGQLGEAAAVARDRGAPSVAAELGLLSARHTPADATPGPDERRLQAAEDALTAGENDLGRDIAREVLSRATEPAERVRAWMVVIDAAGQSLAEVDAVYPQVLADAGDDPRLLGLVRYQLAWRALVLEGDFAQSREEAARAAELAARAEDRRTELLALAFQAQAEILMGHPDAPMTIKRALREPQDPQLACHHNGAGATRFRWLMMSDQLGEARATITSLLREVRRRGMVESEVHYVRFLAETELRSGHCGRALDLAREGYVLARDSGIGEGASAMLTSLAEAAGGDVERARALAREAAERAEQDGDLMYLSRALGALGHAQLVAGDAPGTVQSLRRVRELEEGLGVNDPARGRWHGDLAEALVRVGELAEAQDVIDVTRQQALRLGRESVLAVLDRAEALVRAARGEQDAAVRQLTSAQDRLAKLGYGLEEARAAYALAGLRTLPQALGVARPGGTPASGPGSYDEASRLFRRCRALPWLRQVEEATVAPAPPQQPAIAPSALDALAVLAATERQVAELVMEGATNREIAGRLYISVKTVEATLTRVYRKLGIRSRVDIVRLAAGHRTN from the coding sequence GTGCGACGGGAGATCAAGGAGCCTGGGAGACCCCGCCCCGACCTGGTCATAGGCAGGGAGGAGCTGTTCGCGGGGGCCCGTGAGCAGCTTTCACGGGGCGGCAGCGTGCTCGTCCACGGCTCCGCGGGCATCGGTAAATCGACCGTCCTGCGCGCGCTGGCCGCGGAATACGACGAATCGGCACGGACGGTCCTGCGCTGCTCGGCCACCGAGTCCGAGTCGCATCTGCCGTTCCTCGCACTGAGCGATCTGCTCGGTCTGGTCATGGACGAGGTGTCCGACCAGCTGCCCGCCCCGCAGCGCACCGCTCTGGAGTCCGCGCTCACCGGCCGTGGCGAGTCCACGCTCCAGCGCGACGGGCTGGCCCTGCGGCTGGCCGTCCTGTCCACCCTGCGCGCGCTGGCCGCCAAGGGTCCGGTGCTGATCGTCGCGGACGACCTCCAGTGGCTGGATCCGGCCAGTGTCGAGCTGCTCGGGTTCGCCGCGCGACGGCTCGGCGAGCTGCCGGTGCGCATGCTGTGCGCCGTACGTACCTCGACGGACCCGCATGGTCACGAGCAGGACAGGTATCTACGCGCGTCCCCGCCCGACACCCTCGCCCTCCGGGTCGCTCCGCTGTCCAGGACGCATGTCGCCGAGCTGCTGGAGAACCGCGGCTACACCGGTCTGCCCCGCTCGACCGTGCGGGACATCCACCGCACCAGCGGCGGCAACCCGCTGTTCGCGCTGGAGCTGGGCCGCGCCCTCGCCGACAGTCCGACCCCGCCGCGTCCGGGTGAGCCGCTGCCCGTGCCGACCTCGCTGCGGACCCTGGTCCTGAACCGGCTGGACATGCTCTCGGCCGAGGCCCGCCGCACCCTGCTCGTCGCCAGCGCCGGTGCCCGGCCCACGGTGGCGCTGCTGCGGGCCGCCGGGCGGGAGAACGCTGAGGCGGAGACCGCGCAGGCCGTCGAGCTGGGGCTGCTCGCGCCGGAGCGGGAGGGGCCGGGCGTGCGGTTCGCGCACCCCCTGGTCTCCGCCGCGCTGTACGCCGAGGCGACCGCCCAGGATCGGCGGGCCGCCCACGCCGCGCTGTCCACCTCCGCCGTCGACCCCATCGAGCGGGCCCGGCATCTGGCGCTGGCCACCCACGGCACCGATCCGCAGGTCGCCGGGCAGCTGGGCGAGGCCGCGGCCGTGGCCCGGGACCGGGGCGCGCCCTCGGTCGCCGCCGAGCTGGGGCTGCTCTCGGCCCGGCACACCCCGGCGGACGCGACGCCGGGGCCGGACGAGCGGCGGTTGCAGGCCGCCGAGGACGCGCTGACCGCCGGGGAGAACGACCTGGGCCGGGACATCGCCCGTGAGGTGCTGAGCCGGGCCACCGAGCCCGCCGAGCGGGTCCGGGCCTGGATGGTGGTGATCGACGCGGCCGGTCAGTCCCTCGCCGAGGTCGACGCCGTCTATCCGCAGGTCCTCGCCGACGCGGGCGACGACCCGCGGCTGCTCGGCCTGGTCCGCTACCAGCTGGCCTGGCGTGCCCTGGTCCTCGAAGGCGACTTCGCCCAGAGCCGGGAGGAGGCCGCGCGGGCGGCGGAGCTGGCGGCGCGGGCCGAGGACCGGCGCACCGAACTGCTCGCGCTCGCCTTCCAGGCACAGGCGGAGATCCTGATGGGGCACCCGGACGCGCCCATGACGATCAAGCGGGCGCTGAGGGAGCCGCAGGACCCCCAGCTGGCGTGCCATCACAACGGGGCGGGCGCGACCCGCTTCCGCTGGCTGATGATGAGCGACCAGCTCGGCGAGGCCCGCGCGACGATCACCTCGCTGCTGCGTGAGGTGCGCCGGCGCGGCATGGTCGAGAGCGAGGTGCACTATGTGCGCTTCCTCGCCGAGACCGAGCTGCGTTCCGGGCACTGCGGCCGGGCCCTCGACCTCGCCCGCGAGGGCTACGTCCTCGCCCGGGACTCCGGCATCGGCGAGGGCGCGTCCGCCATGCTCACCTCGCTCGCGGAGGCCGCCGGCGGTGACGTGGAGCGGGCCCGGGCGCTCGCCCGTGAGGCCGCCGAGCGCGCCGAGCAGGACGGCGACCTGATGTACCTCTCCCGCGCCCTGGGTGCCCTCGGGCACGCTCAACTGGTGGCGGGGGACGCTCCGGGGACGGTCCAGTCGCTGCGCCGGGTACGGGAGTTGGAGGAAGGACTCGGTGTCAACGACCCCGCACGCGGCCGGTGGCACGGCGATCTCGCCGAAGCCCTGGTGCGGGTGGGCGAGTTGGCCGAGGCCCAGGACGTCATCGACGTCACCCGGCAGCAGGCGCTGCGACTCGGCCGCGAGAGCGTGCTCGCCGTCCTCGACCGGGCCGAGGCGCTGGTGCGCGCGGCACGGGGTGAACAGGACGCCGCCGTACGGCAGTTGACGTCGGCTCAGGACCGGCTGGCCAAGCTGGGCTACGGACTGGAGGAGGCGCGGGCCGCGTACGCCCTGGCGGGGCTGCGCACTCTCCCGCAGGCCCTCGGTGTCGCCCGGCCAGGGGGGACGCCCGCGTCCGGGCCGGGTTCGTACGACGAGGCGTCCCGGCTCTTCCGCCGCTGCCGTGCCCTGCCGTGGCTGCGCCAGGTGGAGGAGGCCACGGTCGCCCCGGCGCCCCCGCAGCAACCCGCGATCGCGCCATCGGCGCTGGACGCCCTCGCCGTGCTCGCGGCGACGGAACGCCAGGTCGCGGAGCTGGTCATGGAGGGCGCGACCAACCGGGAGATCGCCGGCCGTCTGTACATCAGCGTGAAGACGGTCGAGGCGACACTCACGCGGGTCTACCGGAAGCTGGGCATCCGGTCGCGTGTGGACATCGTGCGTCTGGCGGCGGGACACCGTACGAACTGA
- a CDS encoding helix-turn-helix transcriptional regulator gives MALDPSDSVGTALSGRADMRGALHRLRRATGLPLAFAGLVEPGPGQLRISELQGNRTTALQGLAVHSGNGLGGKTVALARPCWVTDYSVSRQISHEYDAAVAAEGIRSVLAVPVVVRRQVRGVLYGALRSAQPLGERTVGAALEAARDLEQALVVRDEARSLLAATRVPEGDSAGAWEEVREAHGALRALAPRIDDPDLRAELLRVCGRLAGVAGEEGATGPTAPAADGATTIALTSREVDVLACVAMGATNAVAAQRLGLRPETVKAYLRSAMRKLGAHTRLEAVVAARRAGLLP, from the coding sequence GTGGCATTGGATCCCTCGGATTCCGTCGGGACGGCTCTGTCCGGCCGGGCGGACATGCGCGGCGCGCTGCACCGGCTGCGACGGGCCACCGGGCTCCCGCTCGCCTTCGCGGGGCTGGTCGAGCCCGGTCCCGGGCAACTGCGCATCAGCGAACTCCAGGGCAACCGCACGACCGCGCTTCAAGGGCTGGCCGTGCACTCCGGGAACGGCCTCGGCGGCAAGACGGTGGCCCTGGCCCGCCCCTGCTGGGTGACCGACTACTCCGTCTCGCGCCAGATCAGCCACGAGTACGACGCCGCGGTCGCCGCCGAGGGCATCCGCTCCGTCCTCGCGGTCCCCGTGGTCGTACGGCGCCAGGTGCGCGGAGTGCTGTACGGAGCTCTGCGCTCGGCCCAGCCGCTGGGTGAGCGCACGGTCGGGGCCGCGCTGGAAGCGGCGCGGGACCTGGAGCAGGCGCTGGTGGTGCGGGACGAGGCGCGGAGTCTGCTGGCCGCGACCCGGGTGCCCGAGGGGGATTCCGCCGGGGCGTGGGAGGAGGTCCGGGAAGCGCACGGGGCGCTGCGCGCGCTCGCCCCGCGCATCGACGATCCGGATCTGCGGGCGGAGCTGCTGCGGGTGTGCGGGCGCCTCGCCGGCGTGGCCGGTGAGGAGGGCGCCACCGGGCCGACCGCGCCCGCCGCGGACGGCGCCACGACCATCGCCCTCACCTCGCGCGAGGTGGATGTGCTCGCGTGCGTCGCCATGGGCGCGACCAACGCGGTCGCGGCGCAGCGGTTGGGGCTGCGTCCGGAGACCGTGAAGGCGTACCTGCGCTCGGCGATGCGGAAGCTCGGGGCGCATACGCGCCTGGAGGCGGTGGTGGCGGCCCGCCGAGCGGGCCTGCTGCCCTGA